The Sulfuricurvum sp. DNA window AATTAAATATATTCAGCTACTATTTCAATTACTACATATAGGTAGAATAAATGATGGGGGTTAAAATGACTGAACGTATTACTAAGAATATGGCCAGAAATATTTACTTTGGCGGAGGTCTTTTTGCCATTTTGGTATTTACAGGACTTACCTTTGATACCGTTAAGCAAGTTCCAAAATTAAGTCATGATGACAAAATTACGGAATCCGTGGCTCTTGGAAAAAGAGTATGGGAAAATAATAACTGCGTCGGTTGCCATACGATTATGGGAGAAGGTGCCTATTACGCACCAGAACTTGGAAACGCCTTTCAACGTTTAGGCGGAGGAGATGAAGAAGCATTTAAGACGTATCTCGCAGGATGGATGGCAGCACAGCCTATGGATACACCTAATAGAAGAAAAATGCCGCAGTTTCATTTAACACCGGAACAAGTGACTAACCTCGCAGACTTTTTGATTTGGACATCACGTGTCAACAATCAAGAGTGGCCGCCAAACATTAAAGGATAAGGAGAGCCTATGAAATATTCGTCTCAAATGGTCGCAAAACCATATTTTATTTTTGCACTCATTCTTCTCGCCGGAGAGATTGTTTTTGGTCTTAGTATGGGGGTTCAGTATCTTTATGGTGACTTTTTATTCCCAGCGATTCCGTTCAATGTGCTACGTATGGTTCATACGAACTTGCTGATCGTTCTTTTGTTGTTTGGATTTATGGGTGCGACGTATTACCTGATTCCGGAAGAGAGTGAACGAGAGTTGTGGAGCCCGATGTTGGCAAAAATCACGTTTTGGGTTTTTGCCGCGGCAGGTGTAGCTACAATTTTGGGTTATTTGTTGGTTCCGTATGCAACATTGTCAGACTCACTGGCAAACAGCTTTTGGCCGACTATGGGGCGTGAATTTTTGGAACAGCCGACGCTTACGAAAGTAGGTATTGTCGTTGTCGTACTATCGTATATTTTAAATGTGACGATGACGGTAATCAAAGGGCGTAAAACGACAATCTCGGTTATTTTATTGACGGGTCTTTTTGGATTGGCATTTTTCTTTTTGTTTGCCTTTTACGTACCGACAAATCTTGCAATGGATAAATTCTTCTGGTGGTTTGTAGTCCACTTGTGGGTAGAAGGGACATGGGAACTTATCTTGGGTGCTCTTTTGGCGTTTGTCCTAATTAAAACGACCGGTGTTGACCGCGAGCACATTGATAAATGGCTCTATTTGATTATTGCGATGACGCTTATCTCAGGTCTTGCAGGAACCGGGCACCACTTTTTCTATATCGGTACTCCTGGGTATTGGTTATGGATCGGATCAATCGCTTCTGCGGCAGAGCCTATTCCATTTTTTCTGATGATCCTATTCGCCTACAATATGGCTAAAAACCGTCGTATTCAGCATGACAACAAAATTGCTTTGACGTGGGCAAAAGGAACTGCCGTAATGGGATTTTTG harbors:
- a CDS encoding cbb3-type cytochrome c oxidase subunit I; the protein is MKYSSQMVAKPYFIFALILLAGEIVFGLSMGVQYLYGDFLFPAIPFNVLRMVHTNLLIVLLLFGFMGATYYLIPEESERELWSPMLAKITFWVFAAAGVATILGYLLVPYATLSDSLANSFWPTMGREFLEQPTLTKVGIVVVVLSYILNVTMTVIKGRKTTISVILLTGLFGLAFFFLFAFYVPTNLAMDKFFWWFVVHLWVEGTWELILGALLAFVLIKTTGVDREHIDKWLYLIIAMTLISGLAGTGHHFFYIGTPGYWLWIGSIASAAEPIPFFLMILFAYNMAKNRRIQHDNKIALTWAKGTAVMGFLGAGVWGFLHTLAPVNFYTHGTQLTAAHGHLAFFGAYVMICFTMISYAMPILRGRPHGNGPKSQKVELISFWMMVIGMIGLTLALTAAGIMQIEMQRLPDAAHAMGFMETQAAISSVYAVRLGFGVMVLLGLLTYFYSFFVKEEKVSA
- a CDS encoding cytochrome c — encoded protein: MTERITKNMARNIYFGGGLFAILVFTGLTFDTVKQVPKLSHDDKITESVALGKRVWENNNCVGCHTIMGEGAYYAPELGNAFQRLGGGDEEAFKTYLAGWMAAQPMDTPNRRKMPQFHLTPEQVTNLADFLIWTSRVNNQEWPPNIKG